The Triticum aestivum cultivar Chinese Spring chromosome 3A, IWGSC CS RefSeq v2.1, whole genome shotgun sequence genome includes a region encoding these proteins:
- the LOC123059620 gene encoding wall-associated receptor kinase 3-like: MAVLLQMMYASLFLLASVALASHDPEGSWAHPGATLEGCPTSCGNLSVDYPFGIGSRCSRGPDFNLTCDDTTKPPTLFLSDGISEVLDDLAVSYQDDGNLDKIFSTSFRHTILMKPGVHVYDWSFKPPGRSFEYIGQTALNITGCDLDVYWVSDNAGTTTRACRTVCPDQASTETVARHRCNGTGCCNFNVGGLDNGAFHLKFVQGHTKINNGAGSKSNRTAPLWDRISITDDGGVMISWSIVDQPNCVAAMRDRTAYACVSKNSDCYDTGEGYACICNDGYAGNPFIPDGCSNDKGYSPIPSRADCTRRCGNITVEFPFGIEEGCFAREEFHLNCTNTTSSAVLLLEDFEVTGMNIEKGTFEYNGHTHGQVEQISGGPILFVGYELFSSLQWVAANLSCLEAQLNISGYACVSINSRCVGVNATTDYSFFEAPKEDTYVGYRCKCTDGFKGNPYIQNGCRDINECLQPNICKGNCHNIEGSFYCTECPRNTEYDLDKMQCTTTKQHILLSGIIIGLCAGFGILALSFSATFLIRRWNTNVQRQLRKNYFQRNHGLLLESLISSDESANDKAKIFSLQELEKATDNFDRARIIGSGGHGTVYKGILSDQRVVAIKRPKVIEQAEITQFINEVAILSQINHRNIVKLFGCCLETEVPLLVYEYISCGSLSQVLYADSSNGFSLSWDGYLRIAMETAGALSYLHSAASVSIFHRDVKSSNILIDEDYTAKVLDFGASRLVPIDQTHIVTNVQGTFGYLDPEYFHTRQFNGKSDVYSFGVVLVELLLRMKPIFTSESGTIQNLSSYFLKEFSEGGITGIVNSQVLEEASEEEINNVASLAVACLRLRGEERPTMKQVEVKLQILRSKRVKLCQVDARNGEQTQSMLLTRRARVARRSSTMPLGDRDNVASTDNQ, encoded by the exons ATGGCCGTCTTGCTGCAAATGATGTATGCATCACTCTTTCTGCTAGCATCCGTGGCTCTAGCCAGCCACGATCCTGAAGGGAGTTGGGCACATCCAGGTGCCACTCTTGAAGGTTGCCCGACGAGCTGCGGCAATCTGAGCGTTGACTACCCCTTCGGCATCGGATCCAGGTGCTCCCGTGGTCCTGATTTTAATCTCACTTGCGACGACACCACTAAGCCCCCCACGCTCTTCCTGAGCGACGGCATCAGTGAGGTGCTCGATGACCTTGCTGTTAGCTATCAGGATGATGGCAATCTTGACAAAATATTCAGTACCTCCTTCCGGCATACCATCCTCATGAAACCCGGTGTCCATGTCTATGACTGGTCTTTCAAACCGCCCGGTAGGTCCTTTGAGTACATCGGGCAAACAGCTCTAAACATCACCGGCTGTGACCTGGACGTGTATTGGGTCAGTGACAATGCCGGCACTACCACACGGGCCTGCAGAACTGTGTGCCCAGACCAAGCGAGCACAGAGACGGTGGCTAGGCACCGTTGTAACGGTACCGGCTGTTGTAATTTTAATGTTGGTGGCCTTGACAATGGTGCTTTTCACCTTAAATTTGTCCAGGGGCACACCAAAATCAATAACGGTGCAGGGTCTAAGTCTAACCGGACTGCTCCACTGTGGGATAGAATCAGTATAACAGATGATGGTGGTGTCATGATTTCCTGGAGCATAGTGGATCAACCCAACTGTGTTGCTGCCATGCGTGACAGGACAGCATACGCCTGTGTCAGCAAGAACTCCGACTGCTACGATACTGGAGAGGGCTACGCCTGCATCTGCAATGACGGCTATGCAGGCAACCCCTTCATTCCGGatggctgctccaacgacaaag GGTATAGTCCAATTCCGAGTAGGGCTGACTGTACACGTCGATGTGGTAACATTACTGTGGAATTCCCATTTGGCATAGAAGAGGGTTGCTTTGCCCGGGAAGAGTTTCACCTCAACTGCACAAATACAACGTCATCGGCTGTTCTATTGCTGGAGGATTTTGAGGTGACCGGCATGAATATTGAAAAAGGGACCTTTGAGTACAACGGCCATACCCATGGACAAGTAGAACAAATATCTGGAGGACCCATCCTTTTTGTGGGTTATGAGTTGTTCTCCTCTCTTCAGTGGGTTGCTGCCAATCTAAGTTGCCTAGAAGCCCAACTTAATATATCTGGATATGCTTGTGTGAGTATCAACAGCAGGTGTGTGGGAGTAAATGCTACAACTGACTATAGCTTTTTTGAAGCTCCTAAAGAAGACACCTATGTCGGTTACCGTTGTAAATGCACAGACGGCTTCAAAGGAAACCCATACATCCAAAATGGCTGTCGAG ATATTAATGAATGCCTCCAACCAAACATCTGTAAAGGGAACTGCCATAATATTGAAGGAAGCTTCTATTGTACGGAATGTCCTCGCAATACCGAGTATGATCTGGACAAAATGCAGTGTACAACAACAAAACAACATATTCTGCTTTCAG GTATTATTATTGGGTTGTGTGCTGGCTTCGGCATTCTAGCTCTGAGTTTTAGTGCAACATTTCTCATTCGTAGATGGAATACAAATGTTCAACGACAACTACGGAAGAATTATTTCCAGAGGAACCATGGTCTTCTCCTTGAATCGTTGATATCATCTGATGAAAGTGCAAATGACAAAGCAAAGATTTTCTCGTTACAAGAGCTAGAAAAAGCAACAGACAACTTTGATAGGGCACGCATCATTGGGAGTGGGGGCCATGGCACGGTTTATAAAGGCATATTATCTGATCAACGTGTGGTTGCAATAAAAAGGCCTAAGGTCATTGAGCAGGCAGAGATCACCCAATTCATCAACGAGGTCGCAATCCTCTCGCAAATAAACCACAGAAATATTGTAAAGCTCTTTGGGTGTTGTCTGGAAACTGAGGTTCCACTGCTCGTGTATGAATATATATCTTGTGGCTCACTGTCTCAAGTCCTGTATGCTGACTCAAGTAATGGTTTTTCTTTGTCATGGGATGGTTACTTAAGGATTGCCATGGAAACAGCAGGAGCTCTATCTTATCTCCACTCAGCGGCTTCAGTATCAATCTTCCATCGTGATGTGAAGTCCTCGAATATTCTCATCGACGAGGACTATACAGCTAAAGTTTTGGATTTTGGTGCTTCTAGATTGGTCCCAATTGATCAAACACACATTGTTACGAATGTGCAAGGTACATTTGGGTACTTGGATCCAGAGTATTTCCATACAAGACAGTTCAACGGGAAGAGTGATGTGTATAGTTTTGGTGTGGTactggtggagttgcttctcaggATGAAGCCTATTTTCACGAGTGAGTCAGGCACAATACAGAACTTGTCAAGCTACTTCCTCAAGGAGTTCAGTGAGGGAGGGATAACAGGTATTGTTAATTCTCAGGTCCTTGAGGAAGCAAGTGAGGAAGAGATCAACAATGTTGCCAGTCTTGCAGTGGCATGCCTGAGACTACGCGGTGAAGAACGACCCACCATGAAACAAGTCGAGGTGAAATTGCAGATTCTACGAAGCAAAAGGGTGAAGTTATGTCAAGTGGATGCAAGAAATGGAGAACAAACACAATCAATGTTACTAACTCGAAGGGCTAGAGTTGCTCGCCGGTCGTCTACCATGCCACTAGGTGACAGAGACAACGTAGCGTCGACAGACAATCAATGA